The Microbacterium sp. SORGH_AS_0428 genome contains the following window.
GACGATCCGGTCGAGCTCGTCGGCATGGACGAGACGGGACGCTCCGCCATCCGTCGCAGTCAGCTCGGTTTCGTGTTCCAGGAGCACCTGCTGCTGCCCGAGCTCACCGCCTTGGAGAATGCGGCTCTCCCGCTGCTCGTGCAGGGCGTGGCGCGTCACGACGCAGAGCAGCACGCCGCCGGATGGCTGCGTGCTCTGGGGCTCGCCGGCATGGAGGACCGCCGCATCGGCCAGCTCTCCGGCGGTCAGGCGCAGCGGGTCGCGATCGCCCGCGCTCAGGTGACGGGCGCGCCACTCGTCTTCGCCGACGAGCCCACCGGCGCTCTCGACTCGGCCACGTCCGCCGAGGTGATGTCGGCGCTCCTGCACGCCACGGTCGGACAGGGTCGCAGCCTCGTCGTCGTCACCCACGACGCCGACGTGGCGGCGCGCTGCCATCGCATCGTCCGGATGCGGGACGGCCGCATCCTCGACGCCGCGCCGATGAGCGAGGCGCAGCGATGAGCGCGGTCGCCACGCAGGGCGCGGTGCGACGCACGCTCACCCTGTCACGCCTGCTCGCCCGGCCGTCGCGGCAGTCACGTGCGGCCCTCGTGCTCCCGATCGTCGCCTTCGCCGCCACGACGACGCTGCTGCTGATCGTCGCCGGGGGCACGCGCATGTTCCTCACCGACGATCGCGGCGGGGCGTTCACCGGGATGTACGGCATCCTCGCCGTGCTCGCCCTCGTCCTGCTCGCCGTACCGCTGGCGACGCTCGGCGCCGCCGCCGCGCGCCTGTCGAGCCGGAGGCGCGACGATCGCCTCGCGACGCTGCGTCTGCTGGGGGCCACCTCCGGCGAAGTCGCGGCCATGACGGTGATCGAAGCAGCCGCGACGGCCGCCGTCGGCGCCGTCGCGGGTGCGATCGTCTACGTCGCCGCCCTGCCGCTCGTGGGCCTGCTGCCGTTCTTCGGCGGTCCGATCGGAACCGCGGCGGTA
Protein-coding sequences here:
- a CDS encoding ABC transporter ATP-binding protein; its protein translation is MHAPSPSRPVLVARGLVKRYGPLTALAGVDVTIAAGEAVAVMGASGSGKTTLLHCLAAVIAPDGGSVRLGQDDPVELVGMDETGRSAIRRSQLGFVFQEHLLLPELTALENAALPLLVQGVARHDAEQHAAGWLRALGLAGMEDRRIGQLSGGQAQRVAIARAQVTGAPLVFADEPTGALDSATSAEVMSALLHATVGQGRSLVVVTHDADVAARCHRIVRMRDGRILDAAPMSEAQR